The Pseudanabaena galeata CCNP1313 genome includes a region encoding these proteins:
- a CDS encoding efflux RND transporter periplasmic adaptor subunit, translated as MITNKITNSKTQHFWQSLLQNKLLLIGSISGLVLLSGGTIWWLTQSSKNGQSAANLAAASSNANPIQVKTAIARQQGVNNQRVLTGSVEPLETVTLTSRVMGQIRQLNVQEGDRVTAGQVLIDIDVADIQAQGNQALAGVSMAQSNFQNAEARLQQSIGQLIEIESDLAEAKLEQGRMARLQAEGAVSQQLLDQANTRVKMSQARLQQTQAMIGQSQATMNQAQAQVSQAQSQVSQVVANLDYGTIAAPFDGVVTRKHSEVGAMAGPAQPLLTIESSDRLRFSTQVPESMISQIRSGQNVSVYIDALNREVTGKVSHIIPAADPTTRNFTVKVTLNGTAGVISGMFGRLQLTNPAVAQKTGDRQALVIPQAAVVNQFGIKGVYKVAEGKANFQPITTGRVTGEDIEVFSGLANGDRVVVQPSTDLKNGNAVQVN; from the coding sequence ATGATCACAAATAAAATCACAAATAGTAAAACTCAGCATTTTTGGCAGTCGCTATTACAGAATAAACTGCTGTTGATTGGCTCAATTTCGGGCTTGGTTTTACTTTCGGGCGGCACGATCTGGTGGTTGACTCAAAGCAGTAAAAATGGACAGTCAGCCGCAAATTTGGCAGCGGCAAGTTCTAATGCTAATCCCATACAGGTAAAAACCGCGATCGCCCGTCAACAGGGTGTGAATAATCAACGCGTGCTTACGGGCAGTGTCGAACCCTTAGAAACGGTGACGCTGACCAGTCGCGTCATGGGACAAATTCGCCAGTTAAATGTGCAGGAAGGCGATCGGGTCACGGCTGGACAAGTCTTGATTGATATTGATGTGGCGGACATTCAGGCACAGGGCAATCAAGCTCTGGCTGGGGTGAGCATGGCGCAGTCCAATTTTCAAAATGCGGAAGCGAGATTACAGCAATCGATCGGACAACTGATTGAAATTGAGTCGGACTTAGCTGAAGCAAAGCTTGAGCAAGGTCGGATGGCAAGGCTGCAAGCTGAAGGTGCGGTTAGTCAACAACTGCTCGATCAGGCAAATACGCGGGTAAAAATGAGTCAGGCGCGACTGCAACAAACCCAAGCGATGATTGGTCAATCCCAAGCCACCATGAATCAAGCCCAAGCACAGGTCAGTCAAGCCCAATCGCAAGTATCACAGGTCGTGGCGAATCTCGACTATGGCACGATCGCCGCTCCCTTTGATGGGGTGGTGACACGCAAGCATAGTGAGGTTGGGGCAATGGCTGGACCTGCACAACCTTTGTTAACCATTGAAAGTAGCGATCGCCTGCGGTTTAGCACCCAAGTCCCCGAATCGATGATCTCTCAGATTCGTTCAGGGCAGAATGTCTCCGTATATATTGATGCCCTCAATCGCGAGGTGACGGGCAAGGTCAGCCATATTATTCCTGCGGCCGATCCCACCACGCGCAATTTCACGGTCAAGGTGACTTTGAATGGCACGGCGGGTGTGATTTCGGGAATGTTTGGCAGATTGCAGTTAACCAATCCTGCCGTAGCTCAAAAAACAGGCGATCGCCAAGCATTGGTAATTCCCCAAGCGGCGGTCGTCAACCAGTTTGGCATTAAGGGCGTGTATAAGGTAGCCGAAGGCAAAGCTAACTTCCAGCCAATCACCACAGGGCGCGTCACTGGTGAAGATATTGAAGTGTTTTCAGGTTTAGCCAATGGCGATCGCGTTGTTGTCCAGCCCTCTACGGATCTCAAAAATGGCAATGCTGTTCAAGTAAACTAA